In one Nicotiana tomentosiformis chromosome 6, ASM39032v3, whole genome shotgun sequence genomic region, the following are encoded:
- the LOC138894102 gene encoding uncharacterized protein translates to MKEKSSAQARKIEELEARLASELAKAKSEAEKAKVEVDAIVAVYQADAEVAQVQARKAVGTSQTRAYWIAELAKFQSRREALEEIHARGLDLINEIVKAREHEAEDGALATSDDDDDDGSKSGSKNGEDLDREEASPGEDQNLRIFHF, encoded by the coding sequence atgaaggagaagagctcggctcaagcaaggaaaatagaggagctcgaggctcggttggcttccgaacttgccaaggccaaatctgaagctgaAAAGGCAAAGGTCGAGGTAGATgcgatcgtggccgtctaccAGGCCGATGCTGAAGtcgctcaagtccaagcgagaaAGGCAGTCGGGACTTcacaaactcgagcatattggattgccgAACTCGCCAAATTCCAATCTCGGAGGGAagccctcgaagagatccatgctcgaggtttagATCTTATCAATGAGATAgtaaaggctagagagcatgaagctgaAGATGGAGCGCTGGccacttccgatgatgatgatgatgatggcagcaagagcgggtccaagaatggggaggacctcgatagAGAAGAAGCTTCCCCAGGAGAAGATCagaaccttaggatttttcacttttga
- the LOC104092757 gene encoding nascent polypeptide-associated complex subunit alpha-like protein 2 isoform X1 encodes MTGGNESTKQSRSEKKSRKAMLKLGMKPLTGVSRVTIKRTKNVLFCISKPDVFKSAHSETYVIFGEAKIEDLSSQLQTQAAQQFRMPDMGSVMAKSNVSPSTAAAEAEEEEEEVDETGVEPRDIELVMTQAGVSRSKAVKALKTNNWDIVSAIMELTT; translated from the exons ATGACAGGTGGTAATGAAAGTACCAAGCAGAGCCGGAGTGAGAAAAAGAGTCGTAAAGCCATGTTGAAACTTGGCATGAAACCTCTTACAGGTGTTAGCAGGGTCACTATTAAGAGGACAAAAAAT GTCTTATTTTGCATCTCAAAACCAGATGTCTTTAAGAGCGCACATTCGGAAACCTATGTCATATTTGGAGAGGCTAAGATTGAAGATTTGAGCTCTCAGCTGCAGACACAGGCAGCGCAACAGTTTAGGATGCCAGACATGGGATCTGTTATGGCTAAGTCAAATGTCTCTCCCTCTACTGCTGCTGCAGAGgctgaggaagaagaagaagaggttgATGAGACGGGGGTTGAACCTCGAGACATTGAGTTGGTTATGACACAAGCAGGTGTGTCCAGGAGCAAGGCAGTTAAAGCGTTGAAGACCAACAACTGGGACATAGTTAGTGCCATTATGGAACTGACAACATAA
- the LOC104092757 gene encoding nascent polypeptide-associated complex subunit alpha-like protein 2 isoform X2, whose protein sequence is MLKLGMKPLTGVSRVTIKRTKNVLFCISKPDVFKSAHSETYVIFGEAKIEDLSSQLQTQAAQQFRMPDMGSVMAKSNVSPSTAAAEAEEEEEEVDETGVEPRDIELVMTQAGVSRSKAVKALKTNNWDIVSAIMELTT, encoded by the exons ATGTTGAAACTTGGCATGAAACCTCTTACAGGTGTTAGCAGGGTCACTATTAAGAGGACAAAAAAT GTCTTATTTTGCATCTCAAAACCAGATGTCTTTAAGAGCGCACATTCGGAAACCTATGTCATATTTGGAGAGGCTAAGATTGAAGATTTGAGCTCTCAGCTGCAGACACAGGCAGCGCAACAGTTTAGGATGCCAGACATGGGATCTGTTATGGCTAAGTCAAATGTCTCTCCCTCTACTGCTGCTGCAGAGgctgaggaagaagaagaagaggttgATGAGACGGGGGTTGAACCTCGAGACATTGAGTTGGTTATGACACAAGCAGGTGTGTCCAGGAGCAAGGCAGTTAAAGCGTTGAAGACCAACAACTGGGACATAGTTAGTGCCATTATGGAACTGACAACATAA
- the LOC138894103 gene encoding uncharacterized protein has product MAAEIVYDNGKQFVGSKVTKFLEDYKIKRILSTPYHPSENGQAKSTNKTIIQNLKKRLNDAKGKWREILPEVLWAYRTTSKSSTGATPFSLVYDAEDMIQVEVEEPSVRFRYATEESNHETMHTSLELLDEKQEAALVRMAAQKQWIEKYYNRRANLRHFKIGDLHLRKVTFNTRDPNEGKLGPNWEGPY; this is encoded by the coding sequence ATGGCTGCCGAGATCGTATAtgataatggaaagcaattcgtcggcagcaaagtgacaaaatttctcgaagattacaaaataaagaggatcctgtcgacgccatatcatcctagtgagAACGGACAAGCCAAATCGacaaacaaaaccatcattcaaaatctaaagaaaagattgaatgatgctaagggaaaatggagagaaatattgcccgaagtcctttgggcgtatcgaacgacgtcaaaatccagtacgggggcaacaccaTTTTCTTTAGTATACGACGCCGAAGATATGATCCAGGTTGAAGTCGAGGAACCcagcgtcaggtttcgatatgcaacagaagagtcaaatcatgagACTATGcatacaagcctcgaattgctagatgaaaaacaagaagccgccctcgttcgaatggccgcacagaaacaATGGATCGAAaagtactacaatcgaagagcgaATCTTCGACACTTCAAAATCGGGGACTTGCATCTGAGGAAGGTGACcttcaatactcgagacccaaatgaaggaaaacttggtccgaactgggagggaccatACTAG